One region of Pseudomonas alvandae genomic DNA includes:
- a CDS encoding RnfABCDGE type electron transport complex subunit D: MPLPEPLDERLRQAMGRVLLATLPGVLALMWVYGWGVIFNLLLSGLTALAVEALVLRLRRRPLKPALGDGSALVSATLLAVALPAYSPWWLTVTATACALLFGKHVWGGVGSNPFNPAMLGYALVLLAFPQHMSQWPTLHGIGLGDGLRHVAGIAQAPDGWAGATALDSLQINRSLTIDELFASDPAFGRWGGRGVEWVNLAFLAGGLFLLQQRVFSWHAPVGMLVSLFTVSLLCWNGSGSDSHGSPLFHLLTGATMLGAFFIVTEPVSGARTPLARLLFGAGAGLLVYLIRTWGGFPDGVAFAVLLMNLGVPALDRFVEARQRRSPT; encoded by the coding sequence ATGCCGCTTCCTGAGCCGCTGGATGAGCGACTGCGACAGGCGATGGGCCGGGTATTACTGGCGACCCTGCCGGGCGTGCTGGCCTTGATGTGGGTTTATGGCTGGGGCGTGATATTCAATCTGCTACTGTCCGGCCTCACCGCACTGGCGGTCGAGGCGCTGGTACTGCGTTTGCGACGCCGCCCACTCAAACCGGCACTGGGCGATGGTAGCGCACTGGTCAGCGCCACCTTGTTGGCCGTTGCCCTGCCGGCCTATAGCCCGTGGTGGCTGACGGTCACAGCGACCGCCTGCGCCTTGTTGTTTGGCAAACATGTGTGGGGCGGGGTCGGCAGCAATCCGTTCAATCCGGCCATGCTGGGATACGCCTTGGTCCTGTTGGCATTCCCCCAACACATGAGCCAATGGCCGACGCTTCATGGCATCGGCCTGGGCGACGGGTTGCGGCACGTTGCTGGCATTGCCCAGGCACCCGACGGATGGGCTGGCGCCACTGCGCTGGACAGCCTGCAAATCAATCGAAGCCTGACCATCGACGAACTGTTTGCCAGTGACCCGGCGTTCGGTCGTTGGGGTGGGCGTGGTGTCGAGTGGGTCAACCTGGCCTTCCTCGCTGGCGGCCTGTTTCTGCTGCAACAACGCGTGTTCAGTTGGCACGCCCCGGTGGGCATGCTTGTCAGCCTGTTTACTGTGAGCCTGTTGTGCTGGAACGGGTCTGGCTCCGACTCCCACGGCTCGCCGCTGTTTCACCTGTTGACCGGCGCGACCATGCTGGGCGCGTTTTTTATCGTGACCGAGCCCGTGTCCGGGGCCAGGACGCCGCTTGCGCGGTTGTTGTTCGGCGCAGGCGCGGGGTTGCTGGTCTATCTGATTCGCACCTGGGGCGGCTTCCCGGATGGCGTGGCGTTTGCGGTGCTGTTGATGAACCTCGGTGTCCCGGCACTGGACCGCTTCGTCGAGGCGCGGCAAAGACGGTCGCCGACATGA